Proteins encoded by one window of Halococcus agarilyticus:
- a CDS encoding metal-dependent hydrolase, which translates to MMATTHALAGMALAGVTVAIAPAYAPVAVAAAGVGGAFPDLDLYADHRKTLHFPTYYAVLAAAFAVVALLVPGPLTVGLAWFFVAAALHSAMDAFGGGLELRPWHATSERAVYDHYRDRWLRPRRWIRYDGAPEDLALAVGLGLVCLAIYPNSMDLVIAAIVGISAVYALFRKPMVWIAERLVDLLPATLLEHVPERFTEDLR; encoded by the coding sequence ATGATGGCGACCACGCACGCGCTCGCCGGGATGGCCCTCGCCGGCGTGACGGTCGCGATCGCACCGGCGTACGCCCCGGTGGCCGTGGCGGCCGCCGGCGTCGGGGGTGCGTTCCCCGATCTCGATCTCTACGCCGACCACCGCAAGACCCTCCACTTCCCGACGTACTACGCGGTGCTCGCGGCCGCCTTCGCCGTCGTCGCGCTGCTCGTCCCGGGGCCGCTCACGGTCGGCCTCGCGTGGTTCTTCGTCGCCGCGGCGCTCCACTCCGCGATGGACGCCTTCGGCGGCGGGCTCGAACTCAGACCGTGGCACGCCACCTCCGAGCGCGCGGTGTACGACCACTATCGAGACCGGTGGCTCCGTCCTCGACGGTGGATCCGCTACGACGGCGCGCCCGAGGACCTCGCGCTCGCGGTGGGGCTGGGGCTCGTCTGTCTCGCGATCTATCCGAACTCGATGGATCTCGTGATCGCGGCCATCGTCGGCATTTCGGCCGTTTACGCACTCTTTCGCAAACCGATGGTGTGGATCGCCGAGCGGCTCGTGGACCTTCTCCCGGCGACGCTGCTCGAACACGTCCCTGAGCGGTTCACCGAGGACCTCCGATAG
- a CDS encoding COG1361 S-layer family protein yields the protein MNRSTVFVLLVGLLVIQGSVAGVVANDANASANATTEGSAPTTDVHPTDDNESIDIDAIMNASTTDSSSNDSSSNDSLTTTTPRNTSTDDANGTTTAATTTATTTATATETSSSTETPTATETRTPTATSEPDSDSSAAGSENATTDGATGDGAPSGDGASGSRGSQAAAGAGDQGASTAQAGAQRSGGAQAGGAQTDSAQASGAQTVGAQAGTQSRGGSQAGGAQAGSGAGAGSGASAGGSGASGSAGAGGGGAGAGAAGASGAGAGSGAGAGSGGAGAGGGAQAASPDAEFNVTGVDSDVTIGETGTVSLTIENTGEDATDAVVNLQSLSGDLAFGQAVSTSRFVGDWDEGESKTVEVAVQAAPTADTAEYPIQTTVSYQDDDGNPAQSAPLTFGVTPDEASSDLSVVSVDSDVPVGGTGTVSVTLENTGEDATDASVNLQSLSGDLLFGQSPNTSRFVGDWDAGETKTIEVTMRAAPTADTTEYPIQATVSYEDGDGNAAQLGPATFGVAPTGEQSFSLGNVDGDLAVGESGTVSGVITNEGPNAATDAVLTVSPNATPDVLPRQTQVVLGDLDPGQSEAFELPVIVDSEAEPGLRQLPLTVQYYDADGNPMRSGTLNARVEIGEESDDFEIESVDADVEAGDQGRLAVTINNTGGNVTDTRVSFQSLSSGILFGRSANATAFVEEWNVTETRTFEYEVTAAESAAGTTYPLQTSLTYDDAEGDPARSGPLAFGVTPGESVDEFRVVGTNSGVQIGDEGPISVTLENTGANASAATVSLQSLTPDITFGRTANATQFVGDWPTGAQRTITFNATASNTTDVQSYPFRASVSYDDADGDPARGGPFTIGVTPQPEQAFEIENAASTLRVGDEGNVTATIANGGPQDVRNAVVQLVARGENLEPQETEVAIGDLPAGEATNVSFPVEITEGAAAGQRQFSFVVEYDNANGDPRRSGTLDAQVAIEPGRDEFTVEPRNATVDSGSSETVTLDVTNNRDTTVSNVNAKAFADAPLSLGSDEAYIARLGPGETKQIAFEVSASGDGEGQYPLSVDFQYDTADGDSALSETYDVPIEVTATDGGGILSSLSVMGGLAALLVLLGVGWVWSRR from the coding sequence ATGAACCGCTCGACCGTCTTCGTCCTCCTCGTCGGACTGCTCGTGATCCAGGGCAGCGTCGCCGGCGTCGTCGCGAACGACGCGAACGCCTCGGCCAACGCGACCACCGAGGGGTCGGCACCGACGACGGATGTTCACCCGACCGACGACAACGAGTCGATCGACATCGACGCCATCATGAACGCGTCGACGACCGACTCGTCATCAAACGACTCGTCATCGAACGATTCCTTGACGACCACGACGCCGCGAAACACGAGCACCGACGACGCCAACGGAACGACCACGGCCGCGACGACCACGGCCACGACGACCGCGACGGCCACCGAGACGTCATCGTCAACGGAGACACCGACGGCCACGGAGACCCGGACGCCGACGGCGACGTCGGAACCGGACAGCGATTCCTCGGCCGCCGGTAGTGAGAACGCGACGACCGACGGAGCAACGGGTGACGGCGCGCCGTCCGGGGACGGTGCTTCGGGCTCGCGCGGAAGCCAGGCGGCCGCAGGCGCGGGCGACCAGGGAGCCAGCACCGCCCAAGCCGGTGCGCAGCGATCCGGTGGCGCACAGGCTGGCGGCGCACAGACTGACAGTGCGCAAGCCAGCGGCGCGCAGACCGTCGGCGCGCAGGCCGGCACCCAATCGCGTGGTGGGAGTCAGGCCGGCGGCGCACAAGCGGGAAGCGGTGCAGGAGCCGGTAGCGGTGCGAGTGCGGGCGGCAGCGGTGCGAGCGGGAGCGCCGGTGCTGGCGGTGGCGGCGCAGGGGCCGGTGCGGCCGGAGCGAGCGGTGCGGGGGCCGGTAGCGGCGCAGGAGCCGGCAGCGGTGGTGCAGGGGCCGGTGGCGGTGCGCAGGCTGCCTCGCCCGATGCGGAGTTCAACGTCACGGGCGTCGACAGCGACGTGACGATCGGCGAGACCGGCACCGTCTCGCTCACCATCGAGAACACCGGCGAGGATGCGACCGACGCGGTCGTGAACCTCCAGTCGCTCTCGGGCGATCTCGCCTTCGGCCAGGCGGTGAGCACGAGCCGGTTCGTCGGCGACTGGGACGAGGGCGAGTCGAAAACCGTGGAGGTCGCGGTGCAGGCCGCACCGACGGCCGACACCGCCGAGTACCCGATCCAGACCACGGTTTCGTATCAGGACGACGACGGCAACCCCGCCCAGTCCGCCCCGCTCACGTTCGGCGTCACGCCCGACGAGGCGAGCAGCGACCTCTCGGTGGTTTCGGTCGATTCGGACGTCCCGGTCGGCGGCACCGGGACCGTCTCGGTGACGCTCGAAAACACCGGCGAGGACGCGACCGACGCGAGCGTCAATCTCCAGTCGCTCTCGGGCGATCTCCTGTTCGGTCAGTCGCCGAACACCAGTCGGTTCGTCGGCGACTGGGACGCGGGCGAGACGAAGACGATCGAGGTGACGATGCGGGCCGCTCCCACCGCCGACACGACCGAGTACCCGATCCAGGCCACCGTTTCGTACGAGGACGGCGACGGGAACGCGGCACAGCTCGGCCCCGCCACGTTCGGCGTCGCGCCGACTGGCGAGCAGTCGTTCTCGCTCGGGAACGTCGACGGCGACCTCGCGGTCGGCGAGTCCGGCACCGTCTCGGGCGTCATCACCAACGAGGGCCCGAACGCCGCCACCGACGCGGTTCTCACCGTTTCGCCGAACGCCACGCCCGACGTGCTGCCCCGTCAGACCCAGGTCGTGCTCGGCGACCTCGATCCCGGCCAGTCCGAGGCGTTCGAACTCCCGGTGATCGTCGACAGCGAGGCCGAGCCGGGACTGCGCCAGCTCCCGCTCACGGTGCAGTACTACGATGCCGACGGCAACCCGATGCGGAGCGGGACGCTCAACGCACGCGTCGAGATCGGCGAGGAGAGCGACGACTTCGAGATCGAGTCGGTCGATGCCGACGTCGAGGCCGGCGATCAGGGCCGGCTCGCGGTCACGATCAACAACACCGGCGGGAACGTCACCGATACTCGGGTCTCGTTCCAGTCGCTTTCGAGCGGGATCCTGTTCGGCCGGTCGGCGAACGCCACCGCGTTCGTCGAGGAGTGGAACGTGACCGAGACGCGGACCTTCGAGTACGAGGTGACTGCCGCCGAGAGCGCGGCCGGGACGACGTACCCGCTCCAGACGTCGCTGACCTACGACGATGCCGAGGGCGATCCCGCACGATCGGGACCGCTCGCGTTCGGCGTCACGCCGGGCGAATCGGTCGACGAGTTCCGGGTCGTGGGGACGAACTCGGGGGTCCAGATCGGCGATGAGGGACCGATCTCGGTGACGCTCGAGAACACGGGCGCGAACGCCTCCGCGGCGACCGTCTCGCTCCAGTCGCTCACCCCGGACATCACCTTCGGCCGGACCGCGAACGCGACCCAGTTCGTCGGCGACTGGCCGACGGGCGCACAGCGCACGATCACGTTCAACGCGACCGCGAGCAACACGACCGACGTGCAGAGCTATCCGTTCCGGGCCTCCGTGTCGTACGACGATGCCGACGGTGATCCCGCTCGCGGCGGGCCGTTCACGATCGGCGTCACGCCACAGCCAGAACAGGCGTTCGAGATCGAAAACGCCGCCAGCACGCTCCGAGTGGGCGACGAGGGCAACGTCACCGCGACGATCGCGAACGGGGGTCCCCAGGACGTCCGGAACGCGGTGGTGCAGCTCGTCGCGCGCGGTGAGAACCTCGAACCGCAGGAGACCGAGGTCGCGATCGGCGATCTCCCGGCGGGTGAGGCAACGAACGTCTCCTTCCCGGTCGAGATCACCGAGGGTGCCGCGGCGGGCCAGCGCCAGTTCTCGTTCGTCGTGGAGTACGACAACGCGAACGGCGACCCGCGCCGGAGCGGGACGCTCGACGCCCAGGTCGCGATCGAGCCGGGACGCGACGAGTTCACGGTCGAACCGCGGAACGCGACCGTCGACTCGGGCTCCTCGGAAACGGTGACGCTCGACGTGACCAACAACCGCGACACCACAGTCAGCAACGTCAACGCCAAGGCGTTCGCCGATGCGCCGCTCTCGCTCGGGAGCGACGAGGCGTACATCGCGCGGCTCGGGCCGGGCGAGACGAAGCAGATCGCCTTCGAGGTGAGCGCGAGCGGCGACGGTGAGGGCCAGTACCCGCTGTCGGTCGACTTCCAGTACGACACGGCCGACGGGGACTCGGCGCTCTCGGAGACCTACGACGTCCCGATCGAGGTCACGGCCACCGACGGCGGCGGGATCCTGTCCTCGCTGTCGGTGATGGGCGGGCTCGCCGCGCTTCTCGTACTGCTCGGCGTCGGCTGGGTCTGGTCGAGACGGTGA
- a CDS encoding MFS transporter produces the protein MASETVRSTRFGSAWRSPTVLVIFASTLLTVMGVSLISPALPTIQAAWGISAAEASLLISAYTLPGVVLTPFVGLLADRIGRRSVLVPSLFVFGLAGGAIVFVGDFRAILGLRALQGVAGSAATSLTVTLLGDLFSGGTRNRLIGLNAAILAIGAAGYPIVGGALAAISWAAPFACFGLGVIVAIAGAAVLDEPTLDRRSMGFDYVLDAIRAVPGRTVLSLYVALFGIFVVLYGAQLTAIPFVLDERYGLSPGRIGLLIGLPAVTMGITSSQAGRLLRHASSIQLVPLGFVVYGVGLVAAGLADSLAVIAVALLLFGVGQGLAEPITDTALNAVTPDEFRGGIMSLRTSVLLGGTTVGPPVFVGLGAIVGYAETLRWAGIAAFCLGVVAVAAIARR, from the coding sequence ATGGCGAGCGAGACCGTCCGTTCGACGCGGTTCGGGAGTGCGTGGCGATCGCCGACCGTGCTCGTGATCTTCGCGAGCACGCTGCTCACGGTGATGGGCGTCTCGCTCATCAGCCCCGCGCTGCCGACGATCCAGGCGGCGTGGGGGATCTCGGCTGCGGAGGCCAGCCTCCTGATCTCCGCGTACACGCTTCCCGGGGTGGTGCTCACGCCGTTCGTCGGGCTGCTCGCCGACCGGATCGGCCGCCGGTCGGTGCTGGTGCCGTCGCTGTTCGTCTTCGGGCTCGCCGGCGGTGCGATCGTCTTCGTGGGGGATTTCCGCGCGATTCTCGGGCTCCGGGCGCTCCAGGGCGTAGCGGGCAGCGCGGCGACGAGCCTCACGGTCACGCTGCTCGGCGACCTGTTCTCGGGTGGGACCCGGAACAGGCTGATCGGGCTCAACGCCGCGATCCTCGCGATCGGCGCGGCGGGCTACCCGATCGTCGGCGGCGCGCTCGCCGCGATCTCGTGGGCCGCGCCCTTTGCCTGCTTCGGGCTCGGCGTGATCGTCGCGATCGCGGGAGCCGCCGTGCTCGACGAGCCGACGCTCGATCGGCGATCGATGGGGTTCGACTACGTTCTCGACGCGATCCGTGCCGTCCCGGGCCGGACGGTGCTCTCGCTGTACGTCGCGCTGTTCGGGATCTTCGTCGTGCTGTACGGCGCACAGCTCACCGCGATCCCGTTCGTGCTCGACGAGCGCTACGGGCTCTCGCCGGGACGGATCGGGCTCCTGATCGGGCTCCCCGCAGTAACGATGGGGATCACGTCCAGCCAGGCCGGGCGGCTGCTCCGTCACGCGTCGAGCATCCAGCTCGTTCCCTTAGGATTCGTGGTGTACGGCGTCGGGCTCGTGGCGGCCGGGCTCGCGGACTCGCTGGCCGTGATCGCAGTGGCGCTCCTCCTGTTCGGGGTGGGCCAGGGGCTCGCGGAGCCGATCACCGACACCGCGCTGAACGCGGTCACGCCCGACGAGTTCCGGGGCGGGATCATGTCGCTCCGGACGAGCGTCCTCCTCGGCGGGACGACGGTCGGCCCGCCGGTGTTCGTGGGTCTCGGGGCGATCGTGGGGTACGCCGAGACGCTTCGCTGGGCAGGGATCGCCGCGTTCTGCCTCGGCGTCGTCGCCGTCGCCGCGATCGCGCGGCGCTGA
- a CDS encoding helix-turn-helix domain-containing protein, with product MNKLDEVDAAALRRTLDEVTEAKAAKRLMVGLAYKQGVRVETLAEWYGIPRSTVYSWLDRLEERPIDEAIADEQRPGRPPKLAPGQRADLERTLRRAPGAFGFEGSSWTPALLQKYVGQRFGVEYSLGHARRLLREITNDG from the coding sequence ATGAACAAGCTCGACGAGGTCGACGCCGCGGCGCTGCGGCGCACCCTCGACGAGGTCACGGAGGCGAAGGCGGCGAAGCGGCTGATGGTGGGGCTGGCGTACAAGCAGGGCGTCCGGGTGGAGACCCTCGCGGAGTGGTACGGGATCCCACGCTCGACGGTGTACTCGTGGCTCGACCGGCTGGAGGAGCGTCCCATCGACGAGGCGATCGCGGACGAACAGCGGCCCGGCCGTCCCCCGAAGCTCGCCCCCGGCCAGCGCGCGGACCTCGAACGCACGCTCCGGCGCGCGCCCGGCGCGTTCGGGTTCGAGGGCTCGTCGTGGACGCCCGCCCTCCTCCAGAAGTACGTCGGGCAGCGCTTCGGCGTCGAGTACTCGCTCGGTCACGCGCGCCGGCTGCTTCGGGAGATCACGAACGACGGCTGA
- a CDS encoding ABC transporter ATP-binding protein gives MHAIETTDLTKRYGSTTAVEGLDLAIPEGVVYGFLGPNGAGKTTTMRMLTTLTTPTSGSARIAGHSVESRDDVVGRIGYLPEEPPLYDELTGREQLDYIAGLRDVPAEQSENRIGSLLDRFDLAADADDRIATYSKGMKQKTGIIQALLHDPDVVFLDEPTSGLDPRAARTVRNTIAELVAGDTTVFLSTHILPVVEELANEVGVLYEGDLVAEGPPDALTERMETGEESTLEDVFLEVTGGREGAATPDHE, from the coding sequence ATGCACGCCATCGAAACCACCGACCTGACGAAACGCTACGGCTCGACGACCGCGGTCGAGGGCCTCGACCTCGCGATCCCCGAGGGGGTCGTGTACGGCTTCCTCGGCCCGAACGGCGCGGGCAAGACCACCACGATGCGGATGCTGACGACGCTGACGACACCCACGAGCGGCTCCGCGCGGATCGCGGGCCACTCGGTCGAGAGCCGCGACGACGTGGTGGGTCGGATCGGCTACCTCCCGGAGGAACCGCCGCTGTACGACGAGCTCACCGGCCGCGAACAGCTCGACTACATCGCGGGGCTGCGGGACGTGCCCGCCGAGCAGAGTGAGAATCGGATCGGATCGCTGCTCGATCGGTTCGACCTCGCGGCCGACGCCGACGATCGGATCGCGACGTACTCGAAGGGGATGAAACAGAAGACCGGGATCATCCAGGCGCTGTTGCACGATCCCGACGTGGTGTTCCTCGACGAACCCACGTCAGGACTCGATCCGCGGGCCGCGCGAACGGTCCGAAACACGATCGCCGAGCTGGTCGCTGGCGACACCACCGTGTTCCTCTCGACGCACATCCTCCCCGTGGTGGAGGAGCTCGCGAACGAAGTGGGGGTACTTTACGAGGGCGACCTGGTCGCCGAGGGGCCGCCCGACGCGCTGACCGAACGGATGGAGACCGGCGAGGAGAGCACCCTCGAAGACGTCTTCCTCGAAGTTACCGGCGGACGGGAGGGCGCGGCGACTCCCGACCATGAGTGA
- a CDS encoding enolase-like domain-containing protein, translating into MTLYDRIGDLDVTIDGWDLDRRVRDTSSGFERVTTVISLHGDGEVGRGEDVTYEADEHHSLIDAAPDVVPTGATTHREFAAHVGDTDLFFGRDLDRDAFRDYRRWAFESAALDLALRQADTDLASALDREYDEVRFVASTRLGDPPTFDRVEAFLDRDPALEFKLDPTSDWSTDLIERLADTGRVRVLDLKGQYRGTSVDQAADPDLYERVIEGVPDATIEDPALTEETRPLFDGHEERVSWDAPIHGVETVESLPWEPSVLNVKPSRFGSVESLFETIEYCREHDIECYGGGQFELDVGREHLHALASLFYPDAPNDVAPRAYNDPDLAEDLPTSPLAPPSTPTGLGWR; encoded by the coding sequence ATGACGCTGTACGACCGGATCGGCGATCTCGACGTGACGATCGACGGCTGGGATCTCGACCGCCGAGTCCGGGATACGTCGAGCGGGTTCGAGCGCGTGACGACGGTGATCTCGCTCCACGGCGACGGCGAGGTCGGGCGCGGCGAGGACGTCACCTACGAGGCCGACGAGCACCACAGTTTGATCGACGCAGCACCCGACGTCGTGCCGACCGGGGCGACGACTCACCGCGAGTTCGCCGCCCACGTCGGGGACACCGACCTCTTCTTCGGCCGCGACCTCGACCGCGACGCGTTCCGGGATTACCGCCGGTGGGCCTTCGAGAGCGCGGCGCTCGACCTCGCGCTCCGCCAGGCCGACACGGACCTCGCCAGCGCGCTCGATCGGGAGTACGACGAGGTCCGGTTCGTCGCCAGCACTCGCCTCGGCGACCCGCCGACGTTCGATCGAGTCGAGGCGTTCCTCGACCGCGATCCGGCGCTGGAGTTCAAACTCGATCCGACATCGGACTGGTCGACGGATCTGATCGAACGCCTCGCCGACACCGGCCGGGTCCGGGTGCTCGATCTCAAGGGTCAGTACCGCGGAACGAGCGTGGACCAGGCGGCCGATCCCGACCTCTACGAGCGAGTGATCGAGGGGGTCCCCGACGCGACGATCGAGGACCCCGCGCTCACCGAGGAAACCCGCCCGCTGTTCGACGGACACGAAGAACGTGTCTCGTGGGACGCCCCGATCCACGGCGTCGAGACCGTCGAGAGCCTCCCGTGGGAGCCGAGCGTGCTCAACGTCAAACCCTCCCGGTTCGGCTCGGTCGAATCGCTGTTCGAGACCATCGAGTACTGCCGCGAACACGACATCGAGTGCTACGGCGGCGGCCAGTTCGAACTCGACGTCGGCCGCGAGCACCTCCACGCGCTCGCCTCGCTGTTCTACCCCGACGCTCCCAACGACGTCGCCCCGCGGGCGTACAACGATCCCGACCTCGCCGAGGATCTCCCGACGAGCCCGCTCGCCCCGCCGTCAACGCCTACTGGACTCGGGTGGCGCTGA
- a CDS encoding universal stress protein produces MAKHLLVPFDGSDQARDALAYALREYPDATITALHVVNPAEWGYGSTEGGLGKRWYEEAREEGEAVCAEATELADARGRTVTTAIEDGVPGETIAAYVEGHDVDHVVIGSHGRSGPKRLLLGSVAETVARGVPVPVTIIG; encoded by the coding sequence ATGGCGAAACACCTGCTCGTCCCGTTCGACGGCTCGGACCAGGCCCGGGACGCGCTGGCGTACGCCCTCCGGGAGTACCCCGACGCGACGATCACGGCGCTCCACGTGGTGAACCCCGCGGAGTGGGGGTACGGCTCGACCGAGGGCGGCCTCGGCAAGCGCTGGTACGAGGAGGCCCGCGAGGAGGGCGAGGCGGTGTGTGCCGAGGCGACCGAACTGGCCGACGCCCGTGGAAGAACGGTGACGACGGCGATCGAGGACGGTGTGCCTGGCGAGACGATCGCCGCGTACGTCGAGGGCCACGACGTCGATCACGTCGTCATCGGGAGCCACGGTCGATCGGGACCGAAACGGCTCCTGCTCGGGAGCGTGGCCGAGACGGTCGCGCGGGGCGTCCCGGTGCCGGTCACGATCATCGGTTGA
- a CDS encoding efflux RND transporter permease subunit, with the protein MVEYQRYIDRVDEWITERPRTVILVFLVLTAVFAVGLANISTDAGTSQFTQDSPAQDALDEIDQEFSATFESANGSTQLIQSGSNVLAKEELLAMLEAQQRLENTESLRVVSSSSAASIVAQTIDPTATTLDAQIRTLEGATPSTIEAAIQRAAAGPGFTGLVSNDFNRESASASATIGTVQHDVLGGVSTSAAGTGGESPLTAIQTRSQEVVDTVDSDIRVFGSGIVSDEFTSIIFDSLIIVVPAAALLILVFLVFAYRDPIDLLLGVLSLVMAVVWTFGFTGLAGLPFSQMLIAVPPLLLAVGIDFGIHAINRYREERVQGIDIERSMRTATDQLLVAFFIVTGTTVVGFAANGISDLQPIRQFGLIAAVGIVFTFLIFGIFLPAAKVWADQLRATYGIPEFGLSPLGSEGSLLGRVLLVGVGAARRAPYALLVVTLVVSVASGFYATGVDTSFSQDDFLPPEDIPDYVEGLPEPFAPGEYTVTDTTNFLEERFSTTQGSSVIVYAEGPLREDYALEAIQRANEDPPDAIVSSGREADPESIIGVIETYAEQSPEFAALVARNDPDGDGVPENNLETVYDELLDSPYRAQALQYITEDYRSTQVVYTTESSATQDEITNDARALADRYRFTATATGQTLVLQSVSGTILTSAIESLIAAFVVTAIFLVLIYYVIEGRPSLGIVNLVPIVVSVALLAGSMRLFGIPFNALTATILSIAIGLGIDYSAHFVHRFADEYHEYDEAIFPALEETVRGTGGALTGSMLTTTTGIGVLALAITPILGQFGLVLALTIFFAYVASILVTPSVVVVWGRFA; encoded by the coding sequence ATGGTCGAGTACCAGCGATACATCGATCGGGTCGACGAGTGGATCACCGAGCGCCCGCGCACGGTGATCCTCGTGTTCCTCGTCTTGACGGCCGTCTTCGCGGTCGGCCTCGCCAACATCTCGACCGACGCCGGCACCAGCCAGTTCACCCAGGACAGCCCCGCACAGGACGCGCTCGACGAGATTGACCAGGAGTTCTCGGCGACGTTCGAGTCCGCGAACGGCAGCACCCAGCTCATCCAGTCGGGCTCGAACGTGCTCGCCAAAGAGGAGCTGTTGGCGATGCTCGAAGCCCAGCAGCGACTCGAGAACACCGAGTCGCTCCGGGTGGTGTCGTCGTCGAGCGCCGCGAGCATCGTCGCCCAGACGATCGATCCGACCGCGACGACGCTCGACGCACAGATCCGGACGCTCGAAGGCGCGACGCCGTCGACGATCGAAGCGGCGATCCAGCGAGCCGCCGCCGGACCCGGGTTCACCGGGCTCGTGAGCAACGACTTCAACCGGGAGTCGGCGTCGGCCTCCGCGACGATCGGGACCGTTCAGCACGACGTGCTGGGTGGCGTCTCGACCTCGGCAGCCGGTACGGGCGGCGAGAGTCCGCTGACCGCGATCCAGACCCGCTCGCAAGAAGTCGTCGACACCGTCGACAGCGACATCCGGGTGTTCGGCAGCGGGATCGTCTCCGACGAGTTCACCAGCATCATCTTCGACTCCCTGATCATCGTGGTGCCGGCGGCCGCGCTCCTGATTCTGGTCTTTCTCGTGTTCGCCTACCGCGACCCGATCGACCTCCTCCTGGGTGTGCTCTCGCTCGTGATGGCGGTCGTCTGGACGTTCGGCTTTACTGGACTGGCGGGACTGCCGTTCTCCCAGATGCTGATCGCCGTGCCGCCACTCCTGCTCGCGGTCGGGATCGACTTCGGCATCCACGCGATCAACCGGTATCGCGAGGAGCGGGTGCAGGGGATCGACATCGAGAGGTCGATGCGGACCGCGACCGACCAGCTGCTGGTGGCCTTCTTCATCGTCACCGGCACCACCGTGGTGGGGTTCGCCGCGAACGGCATCAGCGACCTCCAGCCGATCCGGCAGTTCGGGCTGATCGCCGCGGTCGGGATCGTGTTCACCTTCCTGATCTTCGGGATCTTCCTTCCGGCGGCGAAGGTGTGGGCCGACCAGCTCCGGGCGACCTATGGAATCCCGGAGTTCGGCCTCTCGCCGCTCGGCTCGGAGGGGTCGCTGCTCGGACGCGTCCTCCTCGTCGGCGTCGGAGCCGCCAGGCGTGCGCCGTACGCGCTGCTCGTCGTGACGCTCGTCGTGTCGGTGGCGTCGGGGTTTTACGCCACCGGCGTCGACACCTCCTTCTCCCAGGACGACTTCCTGCCGCCCGAGGACATCCCCGACTACGTCGAGGGACTGCCCGAGCCGTTCGCCCCCGGCGAGTACACGGTGACCGACACCACCAACTTCCTCGAAGAGCGTTTCAGCACCACCCAAGGGAGTTCGGTGATCGTGTACGCCGAGGGACCGTTACGCGAGGACTACGCCTTGGAGGCGATCCAGCGCGCCAACGAGGACCCGCCCGACGCGATCGTGTCGAGCGGTCGCGAGGCCGACCCCGAGAGCATCATCGGCGTGATCGAGACCTACGCCGAGCAGTCGCCCGAGTTCGCCGCACTGGTCGCACGCAACGATCCCGACGGCGACGGCGTGCCCGAGAACAACCTCGAAACGGTGTACGACGAGCTGCTCGACTCGCCGTATCGCGCCCAGGCGCTCCAGTACATCACCGAGGACTATCGGAGCACGCAGGTGGTGTACACGACCGAGTCGAGCGCCACCCAGGACGAGATCACGAACGACGCGCGCGCGCTCGCCGATCGGTACCGGTTCACGGCGACCGCCACCGGCCAGACGCTCGTCCTCCAGTCGGTGTCGGGGACGATCCTCACGTCGGCGATCGAGAGCCTGATCGCGGCGTTCGTCGTCACGGCGATCTTCCTCGTCCTGATCTACTACGTCATCGAGGGCCGCCCGTCGCTCGGGATCGTCAACCTCGTGCCGATCGTGGTCTCGGTCGCGCTGCTCGCGGGCTCGATGCGCCTCTTCGGCATCCCGTTCAACGCGCTGACCGCAACGATCCTCTCGATCGCGATCGGCCTCGGGATCGACTACTCAGCACACTTCGTCCACCGCTTCGCCGACGAGTACCACGAGTACGACGAGGCGATCTTCCCCGCGCTCGAAGAGACGGTGCGGGGAACCGGCGGTGCGCTCACGGGGAGCATGCTCACGACCACCACAGGTATTGGCGTGCTCGCGCTGGCGATCACGCCGATCCTCGGTCAGTTCGGGCTCGTGCTCGCGCTGACGATCTTCTTCGCGTACGTCGCGTCGATCCTCGTCACGCCGTCGGTGGTCGTGGTCTGGGGGCGCTTCGCGTGA